The Streptomyces kanamyceticus genome window below encodes:
- a CDS encoding purine-nucleoside phosphorylase: MNASVIPDDIQGDPYAAADAAAARLRELTGAETHDVALVMGSGWAPAVDALGEPDAEFPVTELPGFPPPAVEGHGGRIRSFKVGDKRALVFLGRTHYYEGRGVAAVSHGVRTAVAAGCKTIVLTNGCGGLREGMRPGQPVLISDHLNLTATSPIIGANFVDLTDLYSPRLRALCKEIDPTLEEGVYAQFPGPHYETPAEIRMARTIGADLVGMSTVLEAIAAREAGAEVLGISLVTNLAAGMTGEPLNHEEVLQAGRDSATRMGELLGKVLGRI, translated from the coding sequence GTGAACGCTTCAGTTATTCCGGACGACATCCAGGGCGACCCCTACGCCGCCGCCGACGCCGCCGCCGCGCGCCTGCGTGAGCTGACGGGCGCCGAGACCCACGACGTAGCCCTCGTGATGGGCTCCGGCTGGGCGCCGGCCGTCGACGCGCTCGGCGAGCCCGATGCCGAGTTCCCGGTCACCGAGCTGCCCGGCTTCCCGCCCCCGGCCGTCGAGGGCCACGGCGGCCGCATCCGCTCCTTCAAGGTCGGCGACAAGCGCGCGCTGGTCTTCCTGGGCCGCACCCACTACTACGAGGGCCGTGGCGTGGCCGCCGTCTCGCACGGCGTGCGCACCGCCGTGGCCGCGGGCTGCAAGACCATCGTGCTGACCAACGGCTGCGGCGGCCTGCGCGAGGGCATGCGCCCCGGTCAGCCGGTGCTGATCAGCGACCACCTCAACCTCACGGCGACGTCCCCGATCATCGGCGCGAACTTCGTCGACCTCACGGACCTGTACTCGCCGCGGCTCCGGGCGCTCTGCAAGGAGATCGACCCGACCCTCGAAGAGGGCGTCTACGCGCAGTTCCCCGGCCCGCACTACGAGACCCCGGCGGAGATCCGCATGGCCCGCACCATCGGTGCGGACCTGGTCGGCATGTCCACCGTCCTCGAGGCGATCGCCGCGCGCGAGGCGGGCGCGGAGGTGCTCGGCATCTCCCTCGTCACGAACCTTGCCGCGGGCATGACGGGTGAGCCGCTGAACCACGAGGAAGTCCTCCAGGCGGGCCGCGACAGTGCTACCCGCATGGGTGAGCTGCTCGGTAAGGTCCTGGGCCGCATCTGA